From the genome of Winogradskyella forsetii, one region includes:
- a CDS encoding GreA/GreB family elongation factor: MSRGFVKEDDQEETPIIPPRAALPSTTINYVTPNGIQQLKAEKEALEQERSSLKTTDEQQRRRDLAVIDGKMGLLLERMASARIINPKEQPKNEIRFGAHVKLKMNGILQQFQIVGVDEADVTQQKIAFVAPIAMAITGKKVGDTVDFKLGSEVRTIEILEINYN, from the coding sequence ATGAGCAGAGGATTTGTAAAAGAAGACGATCAGGAAGAAACCCCAATTATACCACCAAGGGCAGCCTTGCCATCTACCACCATAAATTACGTGACCCCTAATGGCATACAGCAGTTAAAAGCTGAAAAAGAAGCCTTGGAGCAGGAGCGGAGCAGTTTAAAAACTACCGATGAGCAGCAACGACGAAGGGATTTGGCAGTTATAGACGGCAAAATGGGCTTATTGCTGGAGCGCATGGCCTCGGCAAGAATCATCAACCCGAAAGAACAACCCAAAAACGAAATAAGATTTGGTGCCCATGTAAAATTAAAGATGAACGGTATTCTGCAGCAATTTCAGATTGTGGGTGTGGATGAAGCCGATGTCACCCAACAAAAAATAGCCTTTGTAGCGCCTATTGCTATGGCAATCACTGGTAAAAAAGTGGGCGACACCGTTGATTTTAAACTGGGATCTGAAGTAAGAACGATTGAGATTTTGGAAATTAACTACAACTAA
- a CDS encoding BamA/TamA family outer membrane protein, with translation MFKYRRTKLGLRWLLVVTICLSSTVVQAQTIDKLKEIFTFYPNKKKAARDSTLYVQKFIAAPVFTYKPETNFAFGTGAKYLFKFDGSGDETRVSNMPMTLQYTLNSQFFLYSGFEVFTNQEKWVIEGNLLFQNYPRLYYGIGAETPIRNEEQYDYYQFLLEPIFLKRMFFRYLFVGAGFRYNHIFKTEFEPDGLIAQNQPNGFDGSTSVGAEVAMLYDSRSNILNAEDGWYFELTHGKYDKVLGGTDIFNLTRFDLRRYISVSKKNKDILAFQVLGQFSRGDLPFSEYSFFGGKDIMRGYQEGRYVDRDLLATQVEYRKKFENSRWGLVAFAGTGDVYHNVNEFQFKNLKPNVGAGARFTIDKAENLNLRFDVGFGESGKSGFYFGIAEAF, from the coding sequence ATGTTCAAATATAGACGCACTAAATTAGGACTCAGATGGCTATTGGTTGTCACCATTTGTTTGTCATCTACAGTGGTACAGGCCCAAACCATTGATAAACTCAAGGAGATTTTCACCTTTTATCCCAATAAAAAGAAGGCCGCACGCGATTCCACACTATATGTACAGAAGTTTATAGCGGCACCAGTGTTCACCTATAAGCCAGAAACTAATTTTGCCTTTGGTACGGGCGCAAAATACCTGTTTAAATTTGATGGCAGTGGCGACGAAACACGAGTCTCTAACATGCCCATGACCTTGCAATACACGCTTAACAGTCAATTTTTTTTGTATTCAGGATTCGAAGTCTTTACAAATCAAGAAAAATGGGTGATAGAAGGGAATTTGTTATTTCAAAATTACCCACGCTTGTACTATGGCATAGGTGCAGAAACACCAATTAGGAACGAAGAGCAATACGATTACTATCAGTTTCTTTTAGAACCCATTTTTCTAAAACGCATGTTCTTTAGGTATCTATTTGTCGGTGCAGGCTTTAGATACAACCACATTTTTAAAACCGAATTCGAACCCGATGGCCTCATCGCCCAAAATCAACCCAATGGATTTGATGGCTCTACATCAGTAGGCGCAGAGGTGGCTATGCTTTACGATAGCAGAAGCAATATTTTAAATGCGGAAGATGGTTGGTATTTTGAATTAACCCACGGCAAATACGATAAGGTATTGGGCGGTACGGATATCTTCAATCTCACACGTTTCGATTTAAGACGCTATATAAGTGTTTCAAAAAAGAACAAAGATATTTTAGCCTTTCAAGTGCTTGGGCAATTTTCACGTGGTGACTTGCCCTTTTCAGAATATTCGTTTTTTGGCGGCAAGGATATTATGCGAGGCTATCAAGAAGGACGCTACGTAGATCGCGATCTTTTGGCAACTCAGGTAGAATACCGCAAGAAATTTGAAAACTCAAGATGGGGTTTGGTCGCCTTTGCCGGCACTGGAGATGTCTATCACAATGTGAATGAATTCCAATTCAAGAACCTAAAACCAAATGTGGGCGCTGGTGCACGATTCACTATTGACAAAGCCGAAAACCTGAACCTTCGTTTCGATGTTGGTTTCGGTGAATCTGGTAAAAGTGGGTTTTATTTTGGTATTGCTGAAGCGTTTTAA
- a CDS encoding DUF3857 domain-containing transglutaminase family protein, with protein sequence MFTKTIQQFALVLFILCSLSTCYAQIKVGNTPNWVVNQSYEQNPDIDLKEISFGLLTLLSDEQIHIPKEERYIRIVRKITDNVGVQDGSMISINYDPTYQQLLLHNVTVIRNGKQMNKLNVNDFQTIRQESNSESYIYDGSLNAVNNLADIRNGDILDISYSIKGFNPIVGNHFSGATTLNDFQPVGKINYYIIAENPLQYKTLNSESAPKIGSYKGYKTYNWESTLTEKPLFEDNMPSWYLPYEHLFVSDYKDWNAVVNWALGIYETDLQLSTALKAKIEQIQKNWEDEGDRITATLKFVQNEIRYLGLESGIGAYKPFSPNKILEQRFGDCKDKSYLMVTMLRHMGIEAYPVLVNSLLGESLHQFLPSPNVFDHVVVKVVDSDNEPFFYDPTFSNQFGNYSSVSFPDYGKVLVIKDGVSTLEQIVNNDKSLVEVFDIFELPTVGGPAMLRVMTSYKGAEADIMRRRYKSSSLSTIRDEFKSYYDNLYNGVEVIEDPTFDDDSIYNKIIVEEFYKINDIWEPLVGNEKNIAVNFAPYSILDVFLSPNEKTRKTPFALFYPTHKKHNITVKLPNRWGVEKDNIKVNSKSFDFSMASKLDGSGRTLYLNYEYQNKNSFVAPEDFEDYYSKNKAVENILSYYIYIPKSEASNKPIYNTLGPDTDDLVSSIATIFYWVFAIVIIIVIGLVVFVIKRNKKG encoded by the coding sequence ATGTTTACAAAAACCATCCAACAATTTGCCTTAGTCCTATTTATTTTATGTAGTCTTAGTACTTGTTATGCCCAGATTAAAGTCGGTAACACCCCAAATTGGGTGGTCAATCAGAGTTATGAGCAAAATCCAGATATCGATTTAAAGGAAATTTCATTCGGCTTACTCACCTTATTAAGCGATGAGCAAATTCATATTCCTAAAGAAGAACGTTATATCCGTATTGTTAGAAAAATTACGGATAATGTTGGTGTGCAAGATGGCTCTATGATTTCCATTAATTATGATCCCACCTATCAGCAATTGTTATTACATAACGTCACTGTGATTAGAAACGGAAAGCAGATGAACAAGCTTAATGTTAATGATTTTCAGACCATACGGCAAGAGTCTAATTCCGAAAGTTACATTTACGATGGAAGTCTCAATGCCGTAAATAATTTAGCAGATATCCGCAATGGTGATATTTTAGATATAAGCTATTCTATTAAGGGATTTAATCCTATTGTTGGGAACCATTTTTCGGGTGCCACCACGCTAAACGATTTTCAACCTGTAGGCAAAATCAACTACTATATTATTGCGGAGAACCCATTACAGTATAAAACTTTGAATTCCGAGAGTGCCCCCAAGATTGGGAGTTACAAGGGTTACAAAACATACAATTGGGAATCTACCTTAACCGAAAAGCCCCTTTTTGAAGATAATATGCCTAGTTGGTATTTACCTTATGAACACTTATTTGTTTCGGACTATAAGGATTGGAATGCCGTAGTTAATTGGGCATTGGGAATATATGAAACTGATCTACAATTATCAACGGCCTTAAAAGCAAAAATAGAACAGATCCAAAAGAATTGGGAAGATGAAGGTGATCGTATTACGGCAACCTTAAAATTTGTTCAAAATGAAATTAGATATCTCGGTTTAGAATCTGGTATTGGCGCTTATAAACCATTTTCGCCCAATAAGATACTCGAGCAGCGCTTTGGTGATTGCAAAGACAAAAGTTATCTCATGGTGACCATGTTACGTCATATGGGTATTGAGGCTTACCCTGTACTCGTTAACTCACTTTTGGGAGAATCCTTGCATCAGTTTTTACCATCTCCCAATGTATTTGATCACGTGGTTGTAAAAGTTGTGGATAGTGATAATGAGCCTTTCTTTTATGATCCGACCTTTAGTAATCAATTTGGTAACTATAGCTCAGTGTCATTTCCAGATTATGGGAAGGTTTTAGTGATTAAGGACGGCGTGTCAACATTGGAACAAATTGTAAACAATGACAAGAGTTTAGTAGAGGTTTTTGATATATTCGAATTACCAACCGTTGGCGGTCCAGCAATGTTAAGAGTTATGACGTCCTATAAAGGTGCTGAAGCTGATATTATGAGAAGACGTTATAAATCTAGCAGTTTATCGACCATCCGCGACGAGTTTAAAAGCTATTATGACAACCTTTATAATGGTGTAGAAGTTATAGAAGATCCTACATTTGATGATGATAGTATTTATAATAAAATAATTGTAGAAGAGTTCTATAAAATCAATGATATATGGGAGCCACTGGTTGGCAATGAGAAAAATATAGCTGTAAATTTTGCACCATACAGTATTCTAGATGTTTTTCTCTCCCCTAATGAGAAAACTCGAAAAACACCTTTTGCGCTATTTTATCCCACACACAAAAAACATAATATTACCGTTAAGCTACCGAATCGCTGGGGTGTTGAGAAAGATAACATCAAAGTGAACTCTAAAAGTTTTGATTTTTCGATGGCCAGTAAATTGGATGGATCGGGAAGGACGCTTTATCTCAACTATGAATATCAAAATAAAAATAGTTTTGTAGCCCCTGAAGATTTTGAAGATTATTACTCCAAAAATAAAGCGGTTGAAAACATACTATCCTATTATATTTATATCCCTAAAAGTGAAGCGAGCAATAAACCCATTTACAATACTTTGGGCCCTGACACTGATGACCTGGTCTCAAGTATAGCTACCATATTTTATTGGGTTTTTGCTATCGTTATCATCATTGTTATTGGTCTGGTAGTCTTTGTAATTAAAAGAAATAAAAAGGGTTAA
- a CDS encoding DsbA family protein: protein MKYIFIILLTLSYHSKTMSQDHKIQVQCDSITGLCEIPDFEDNNKTIAWNDDEELFYIGDPMCSWCWGISPQINALQRYATQKHIPFNLIMGGLRPGGGEAWDSSFKRFLEHHWQQVHEKSGQPFSYELFEKDEFNYDTEPACRAVITARTLAPEKTLAFYELVQHYFYTKSKDPKQVDFYQVICETLDIDFENFSDKFTSESMKLATQADFTKSRQLGVRGFPSVIYRHKDKLYNIASGYTEFEDLKAAILKLKAKNED, encoded by the coding sequence ATGAAGTACATCTTTATAATTTTACTAACCCTTAGTTACCATTCTAAAACGATGAGTCAAGACCATAAGATACAAGTGCAATGCGATTCCATAACTGGGCTTTGCGAAATACCCGATTTTGAAGACAACAACAAAACCATAGCATGGAACGACGATGAGGAACTCTTCTATATTGGTGATCCAATGTGCAGCTGGTGTTGGGGAATTTCGCCACAGATAAACGCTTTACAACGCTACGCCACGCAAAAGCACATACCCTTCAATCTCATTATGGGCGGCTTAAGACCTGGTGGAGGGGAAGCATGGGATAGCTCCTTTAAGCGTTTTCTAGAACACCACTGGCAGCAAGTGCACGAAAAATCTGGGCAACCTTTTAGTTATGAGCTATTCGAAAAAGACGAATTCAATTACGATACCGAACCCGCCTGCAGAGCCGTAATCACCGCAAGAACCCTAGCACCCGAAAAAACCTTGGCGTTCTATGAACTGGTACAACATTATTTCTACACCAAATCCAAAGATCCTAAGCAAGTGGATTTCTATCAAGTGATTTGCGAAACCCTCGATATCGATTTTGAGAACTTTAGCGATAAATTTACCTCTGAGAGCATGAAGCTGGCTACCCAAGCCGATTTTACAAAAAGCAGGCAATTGGGCGTTCGTGGATTTCCATCGGTTATCTATAGACACAAGGACAAATTGTATAACATCGCTAGTGGCTATACGGAATTTGAAGATCTTAAAGCCGCGATTTTAAAATTGAAAGCCAAAAACGAAGATTAA
- a CDS encoding GAF domain-containing sensor histidine kinase produces the protein METNKNKDKTNKDRIIERQLRFQDLLISISTTYINADLSDIDKLIQESLKQMGEFVEADRSYIFSYDLVNNTTSNTYEWCAEGIAPEINNLQNVPIEYIPQWVEAHKKGDVFFIEDVSLLPHDGENGLRAVLEPQGIKSLIAIPKIKNNELIGFVGFDAVKKINKYAENEKEILFVYANMLVNVIQRKENEERISAQDKKREKLLIDLSRQNEQLNEYAHVVSHDLKAPLINIHTLITWFINDHKDSSDEMDIQPLHLALFNVEKMDNLIKGVLDYSTVDRLESENHEIDFNLMLAEVIQTLLVPKYITITIQDNLPSLYGNAWRFKQIFQNLIQNAIKYSHKDKGLIEIGCTEKTDAFEFFVKDNGIGIKSDYFDKIFKVFTKLESTSASSGIGLSIVKRIVNYYNGSIWLESQEGLGTTFYFTLLKSKTLAL, from the coding sequence ATGGAGACCAACAAAAACAAAGACAAGACTAATAAGGATAGAATTATAGAAAGACAGTTACGTTTTCAAGATTTATTAATTAGCATTTCTACAACCTATATAAATGCCGATCTATCGGATATAGATAAACTTATTCAAGAGTCTTTAAAGCAAATGGGAGAGTTTGTAGAGGCAGACAGAAGTTATATTTTTTCTTATGATTTGGTAAACAACACCACATCCAATACGTATGAGTGGTGCGCCGAAGGTATAGCGCCAGAAATAAATAATTTACAAAATGTCCCCATTGAATATATACCACAATGGGTAGAGGCACACAAAAAAGGCGACGTATTTTTTATTGAAGATGTGAGCCTTCTTCCTCATGATGGAGAAAATGGCTTGCGTGCAGTTTTAGAGCCTCAAGGCATTAAAAGCTTAATTGCCATTCCAAAAATTAAAAATAATGAGTTAATTGGGTTTGTAGGCTTTGATGCTGTTAAAAAAATTAATAAATATGCCGAAAACGAAAAGGAAATTCTTTTTGTGTATGCCAATATGTTGGTTAACGTTATTCAAAGAAAGGAAAATGAAGAACGTATAAGTGCACAAGATAAGAAGCGAGAAAAACTACTGATAGATTTATCACGTCAAAATGAGCAATTAAACGAGTATGCACATGTGGTATCTCACGATTTAAAAGCACCGCTAATAAACATTCATACCTTGATTACGTGGTTTATCAATGATCACAAGGACAGTAGCGATGAAATGGATATACAACCATTACATCTTGCGTTATTCAATGTAGAGAAAATGGATAATTTAATAAAAGGTGTTTTAGACTATTCTACGGTTGATAGGCTAGAGTCAGAAAATCATGAGATCGACTTTAACCTTATGTTAGCTGAAGTGATACAGACTTTGTTAGTTCCAAAATACATAACCATTACTATTCAAGATAACTTGCCAAGTTTATACGGTAATGCTTGGAGGTTTAAGCAGATATTTCAAAACTTAATACAAAATGCCATAAAGTATTCCCATAAAGATAAAGGCCTAATCGAAATTGGTTGTACAGAGAAAACGGACGCTTTTGAATTTTTTGTAAAAGACAACGGAATTGGTATTAAATCGGATTATTTCGATAAAATATTTAAAGTGTTTACCAAACTCGAAAGTACTAGCGCCTCTTCAGGTATTGGACTTTCTATTGTTAAAAGAATCGTTAACTATTATAATGGTTCTATTTGGTTAGAGAGCCAGGAGGGCTTAGGGACGACGTTCTATTTTACGCTTTTAAAAAGTAAAACATTAGCTCTTTAA
- a CDS encoding ATP-dependent nuclease has protein sequence MKIKKIKIENYRLLKQFSIDLEEIMSLVIGKNNTGKTSLLAVINSFLNGSDKSRFSFDDFNIDFKNDLKALIEEDIPLEEEYAPVGIKLKLFIEYNEHDNLANLSRVMMDLDPENKFIVIGYEYHLTYDALDRIKQKYVEFQAKEAAKLVEDENYRQRDIFYFLKLYQGKFFKSSRKSIEYNKIDEIENEDNFIDLDLEKISTKDIISFKYISAKRSVTNKENDKTLSGQTSEIYNETEKTDEQNEKIEQFKEELISTDYTLSGIYESLFEDVVEKVRLFGGIKSDDSTIKIESSLQHRELLSGNTTVMYKHNDTTLPEYNNGLGYMNLISMIFQIEILIQEFKKSKDEKPADINLLFIEEPEAHTHPQMQYVFIKNIKSLLDQGIVREDGDNRKLQTVITTHSSHIVSESNFDDVKYLKKEGENTVNAKNLLDLKKQYEDDLTQYQFLKQYLTISRAEIFFADKAILIEGDTERILIPTLMKKLDKEEKRRYDALAEKDTKLPLCSQNISIIEVGAYSQIFEKFIEFVGIKSLIITDLDAVGDDSKKCRVADGTNYSNDALRLFFNNATLNELKAFTIENKKIVKNEGVWQADDNGNLCVVYQTEESGTTARSFEDAFIQINREFINDKKDDFRGLKNRDLFDVAANDSYKLAEKCVRKKTHFALDILFHTNEEYTNWEIPLYIKEGLLWLK, from the coding sequence ATGAAAATAAAGAAGATTAAAATTGAAAACTATAGACTTTTAAAACAATTCTCAATTGATTTAGAAGAAATAATGTCTTTAGTAATTGGCAAAAACAATACAGGAAAGACTTCACTATTGGCAGTAATAAACAGTTTTTTGAATGGTTCAGATAAAAGTAGATTTTCATTTGATGATTTCAATATCGATTTCAAAAATGACTTAAAAGCATTAATTGAAGAAGATATACCACTCGAAGAAGAATATGCACCTGTAGGCATTAAACTTAAGCTATTTATAGAGTATAATGAACATGATAACCTAGCTAACCTTAGTAGAGTCATGATGGACTTAGATCCTGAAAACAAGTTTATTGTTATAGGTTATGAATATCATTTAACATATGATGCATTGGATAGAATTAAACAAAAGTATGTTGAATTTCAAGCAAAGGAGGCTGCGAAATTAGTTGAAGATGAAAACTATAGACAGAGAGATATATTTTATTTTTTGAAATTGTACCAAGGGAAATTCTTTAAATCTAGTCGAAAATCTATAGAGTATAATAAAATTGATGAAATTGAAAATGAGGATAATTTCATTGATTTAGATTTAGAAAAAATATCTACCAAAGATATTATAAGCTTTAAATATATAAGTGCTAAAAGAAGTGTCACGAACAAAGAAAATGATAAAACTCTATCAGGTCAAACATCAGAGATATATAATGAAACTGAGAAAACAGATGAACAAAATGAAAAAATAGAGCAATTTAAAGAAGAATTAATATCAACAGATTATACTTTATCTGGAATTTATGAATCTCTATTTGAAGATGTTGTTGAAAAAGTCCGATTATTTGGAGGAATAAAGAGCGATGATTCTACAATTAAAATTGAATCTTCATTACAGCACAGAGAATTGCTATCAGGAAACACAACAGTTATGTACAAACATAATGATACGACTTTACCTGAATATAACAATGGTCTAGGGTATATGAACTTGATAAGTATGATATTTCAGATAGAAATATTAATACAAGAATTTAAAAAAAGTAAAGATGAAAAGCCTGCTGACATAAATTTGTTATTTATAGAAGAACCTGAAGCGCATACACATCCTCAAATGCAATATGTTTTTATTAAAAACATTAAGTCTTTACTTGACCAAGGAATTGTTCGAGAAGATGGTGATAATAGGAAATTGCAAACAGTAATAACAACTCACTCCTCACACATAGTTTCTGAAAGCAATTTTGATGATGTAAAGTATCTTAAAAAAGAAGGTGAAAACACTGTAAATGCGAAAAACCTTCTTGATCTTAAAAAACAGTATGAAGATGATTTAACTCAATATCAGTTTTTAAAACAGTATTTGACTATTAGTAGAGCCGAAATATTCTTTGCTGACAAAGCTATTTTAATTGAAGGAGATACTGAAAGAATTTTGATACCAACTTTAATGAAGAAATTAGATAAAGAAGAGAAAAGGCGTTATGATGCTTTGGCTGAAAAAGACACAAAACTGCCCTTGTGTTCTCAAAATATATCTATAATTGAGGTTGGAGCATATTCACAAATTTTTGAAAAATTCATTGAGTTTGTTGGAATTAAATCTTTAATAATAACAGATTTGGATGCAGTAGGAGATGATTCAAAAAAATGTAGAGTTGCTGATGGGACGAACTATTCTAACGATGCTCTAAGGTTGTTTTTTAATAACGCCACTCTAAATGAGTTGAAAGCCTTTACAATTGAAAATAAAAAAATCGTCAAAAATGAAGGCGTTTGGCAAGCTGATGATAACGGTAACCTTTGTGTTGTATATCAAACCGAAGAAAGTGGTACAACTGCTCGAAGTTTTGAAGATGCATTTATTCAAATTAACAGAGAATTTATCAATGATAAAAAAGACGATTTTAGAGGATTAAAGAATAGAGATCTTTTTGATGTTGCTGCCAATGATTCGTATAAATTAGCCGAA